From a single Vibrio tubiashii genomic region:
- a CDS encoding Maf family protein, with protein MTKPLILASGSPRRKELLSQLGYTFLVVKTDVEECRQSGESAFDYVSRLAKDKAMAAVELEPNSVVIGSDTIVVCDQQVLEKPDDLAHAKQMLMALSGRAHQVMTAVTVATKEIQETVVVSTDVWFKNLSEQEIEQYWHTGEPCDKAGSYGIQGLGGRFVTRIEGSYYAVVGLPLYETDQLLHKFL; from the coding sequence ATGACTAAACCATTGATTTTGGCTTCAGGCTCGCCAAGACGTAAAGAGCTGCTTTCTCAACTTGGCTATACCTTTTTGGTGGTGAAAACCGATGTTGAAGAGTGCCGCCAATCTGGTGAGAGCGCATTTGACTATGTTTCTCGCCTTGCTAAAGATAAAGCGATGGCAGCAGTAGAGCTTGAGCCAAATTCAGTGGTAATCGGTTCTGATACGATTGTGGTTTGCGATCAACAGGTATTGGAAAAGCCAGATGATTTAGCGCATGCTAAACAAATGCTAATGGCCCTCTCGGGCAGAGCGCATCAAGTGATGACAGCAGTGACTGTCGCCACAAAAGAAATTCAAGAAACTGTAGTGGTATCTACAGACGTATGGTTCAAGAACCTGTCAGAGCAAGAAATAGAACAATACTGGCACACGGGTGAACCTTGCGATAAGGCTGGTAGTTATGGAATTCAAGGATTGGGCGGACGATTTGTAACTCGCATTGAAGGCAGTTATTACGCAGTCGTTGGCTTGCCTCTGTATGAAACTGACCAGCTCTTGCACAAATTCTTATAA
- the mreC gene encoding rod shape-determining protein MreC translates to MKPIFGRGPSLQLRLFFAVILSASLMLADSRLGAFAQVRYLLNSMVAPIQYLADVPRVMFDGAYERFNIRQDYMESTRKLKREVLRLKNDLLLLDQYREENQRLRKLLGSSFIRDERKVVTEVMAVDTSPYRHQVVIDKGQIDGVYVGQPVANEKGIVGQVTFVSAHNSRVLLLTDSLSAIPVQVIRNDIRIIASGTGKSDRINLDHIPISLDIEEGDLLVTSGLGGIYPEGFPVAHVSEVERDTAREFAVIEAEPVVDFERLRYLLLIWPNDSRQEKIQQVIPENLEEQ, encoded by the coding sequence ATGAAGCCTATTTTTGGCCGAGGACCTTCACTACAGTTACGCCTGTTTTTTGCCGTTATTCTATCAGCCAGCCTTATGCTGGCTGATAGTCGTTTAGGTGCGTTTGCTCAAGTTCGTTACCTACTTAACAGTATGGTGGCACCTATTCAGTATTTGGCGGATGTCCCTCGCGTGATGTTTGATGGCGCTTATGAGCGTTTCAATATTCGTCAAGACTATATGGAAAGCACTCGCAAACTTAAACGTGAAGTGCTGCGTCTTAAAAACGACCTGCTACTGCTTGATCAATATCGCGAAGAAAACCAAAGATTGCGTAAGTTGCTCGGCTCTTCATTTATTCGCGATGAGCGCAAAGTCGTAACCGAAGTGATGGCGGTAGATACGTCACCTTATCGTCATCAAGTGGTGATCGATAAAGGTCAGATTGATGGCGTTTATGTCGGTCAACCTGTTGCAAACGAGAAGGGCATTGTTGGGCAAGTTACCTTTGTTTCGGCGCACAATAGTCGAGTGTTGCTGCTTACCGACAGCTTAAGTGCTATCCCAGTACAAGTGATCCGCAACGATATTCGAATCATCGCTTCCGGTACAGGTAAATCAGATCGTATTAACCTTGATCATATCCCAATCAGCTTAGATATCGAGGAAGGCGACCTACTGGTGACATCTGGTCTCGGTGGTATCTATCCAGAAGGTTTCCCAGTTGCACACGTTTCAGAAGTAGAGCGTGATACCGCACGAGAGTTTGCCGTTATTGAGGCAGAACCTGTGGTCGACTTTGAACGCTTACGTTATCTACTACTTATCTGGCCGAATGATTCTCGTCAGGAGAAAATCCAGCAAGTGATACCAGAGAATCTAGAGGAACAATAG
- the tldD gene encoding metalloprotease TldD, giving the protein MTINHVEDALLKPAGLSEQDIADTLASIATRQIDYADIYFQSSWHESLVLEDSIIKDGSFNIDRGVGVRAVTGEKTGFAYSDQIQLEGLTQSAIAARGIAQQGQNGQVQAFKRSDNQSYYAAANPLESWEKEQKTQLLKELDAYIRTKEPLIKEVSISLSGVHEQMLVAATDGTYAGDVRPLVRLSISVLAQKGDRRERGSSGGGGRFGYDFFLTEEEGAKVAYHYADEAIRMALVNLEADAAPAGMMPVVLGSGWPGVLLHEAVGHGLEGDFNRKESSVFSGKVGEKVTSELCTIVDDGTLKDLRGSLNVDDEGVNGQYNTLIENGVLKGYMQDKLNARLMGVNPTGNGRRESYAHLPMPRMTNTYMLPGQHTPEEIISTVKKGLYAPNFGGGQVDITSGKFVFSASEAYLIEDGKITRPVKGATLIGSGIEAMQQVSMVGNDLSIDRGVGVCGKAGQSVPVGVGQPTLKLDSITVGGTE; this is encoded by the coding sequence ATGACAATAAATCATGTAGAAGATGCGTTGCTAAAGCCAGCCGGACTTAGTGAACAAGATATTGCAGATACGTTAGCGAGTATTGCGACTCGCCAAATTGATTACGCTGATATCTATTTCCAATCGAGCTGGCATGAATCTCTCGTGCTAGAAGATAGCATTATCAAAGATGGCTCTTTCAACATTGATCGTGGTGTCGGTGTTCGCGCTGTCACTGGCGAGAAAACCGGTTTTGCCTATTCAGACCAAATCCAACTTGAAGGTTTGACCCAAAGCGCTATTGCAGCTCGCGGTATTGCCCAACAAGGTCAGAACGGTCAAGTACAGGCGTTTAAGCGCAGCGATAATCAAAGTTACTATGCGGCTGCTAACCCACTAGAGAGCTGGGAGAAAGAGCAGAAGACTCAGTTGCTTAAAGAGCTTGATGCGTATATTCGTACTAAGGAACCATTGATCAAAGAAGTTTCCATCAGCTTAAGCGGTGTGCATGAGCAAATGCTGGTTGCAGCAACTGATGGCACTTATGCCGGCGATGTGCGCCCACTTGTGCGCTTGTCGATTAGCGTGCTGGCTCAAAAAGGTGACCGCCGTGAACGTGGCAGCTCTGGTGGTGGTGGTCGATTTGGTTACGACTTTTTCCTCACTGAAGAAGAGGGTGCCAAGGTCGCGTATCACTACGCAGACGAAGCGATCCGCATGGCGCTCGTTAATCTTGAAGCGGATGCCGCCCCTGCGGGCATGATGCCTGTGGTGCTCGGCTCTGGTTGGCCGGGTGTGTTACTGCATGAAGCCGTTGGTCACGGACTTGAAGGTGACTTTAACCGTAAAGAGTCTTCGGTATTTAGTGGCAAGGTCGGCGAGAAAGTAACGTCTGAGCTTTGTACTATTGTTGATGACGGTACATTGAAAGATCTGCGTGGTTCGTTAAACGTTGATGATGAAGGCGTGAATGGTCAATACAACACCTTGATTGAAAATGGTGTACTCAAAGGGTACATGCAGGACAAGCTCAATGCCCGTTTGATGGGCGTGAACCCAACGGGTAATGGTCGCCGCGAGTCTTACGCGCATTTACCTATGCCTCGTATGACTAACACCTACATGTTGCCAGGTCAGCACACGCCAGAAGAGATCATCTCAACGGTTAAGAAAGGCCTGTATGCGCCTAACTTTGGTGGTGGTCAGGTTGATATTACGTCAGGTAAGTTTGTGTTCTCAGCTTCTGAAGCTTACTTGATTGAAGATGGCAAAATTACTCGCCCAGTCAAAGGCGCAACACTGATTGGCTCAGGTATTGAAGCCATGCAGCAAGTGTCTATGGTCGGTAATGACCTCAGCATCGACCGCGGTGTCGGTGTATGTGGTAAAGCAGGCCAGAGTGTCCCTGTCGGTGTTGGTCAGCCAACGCTCAAGCTTGATTCTATCACTGTAGGTGGTACGGAGTAG
- a CDS encoding YhdP family protein: protein MISTATRLIRLLLWLTVTALVILAIAVTAMRIALPQLNHFQPQIQSWINQGTGLEFEVAEIKGFWRNTHPSLSLQQVKAKTPASSGIHFSADKVEVELDLIQSLLQQQPVVADLNIYQLNLDISSVEWINTGSDETPMLQPQGDQKDVMQQLDQLLLRQLDGFSLAESKIHFLGIDGTNRELDIKKLRWQNNGRHHLADGEVSLAHSNLNSAQVKANFIDHGSLKEVSGEFYLSVQNVLITPWLTKFVKTESGIDKGQISFSSWLTLKHSQPTSAYLEFDSSELSWQEGQQHELWLDSGVVELEPYKNGWQVNAHSLSFTTDETKWPDLDIAFDWQPDEWRLNVSQLDIEAITPLVKLAPNSKATTDFLKSLAIGGSIEDVRVSMGSELDSLQYSAQLSSASMTQWELLPGLNHLSASVSGDLQQAKAKVTLIDDVLPYGDVFQAPLNIKQGQVDIVWQNSESGWSLWADKVTAATPDLQVLGAFKLDFPKDKSPFLSFYAEADLYNAAETWRYLPTLALGRDLTDYLSTAIQGGKVNTAKLLWYGELGDFPYHNNDGMFQAWVGLKQAKFSFDTAWPPITDLQLDLLFQNDAMHLDSRSATLMDVKAKRITGRIPELAEGGHIEIEAQAVAQGNAVRDYMTASPLVDSVGAALTAVQVDGRVESSFQLNIPFSEDKEARAWGYADLKDNHVTIDAPPMTLEKVSGRVEFDNDVVSAAGLSAGLLNQPVSIDFQGENIDQGYGVAIDVVGDWEVEPLVPYLGKQWLEPLNGHAPWSMDVDIQLNDVGFTYQINTEADLKFLASDFPAPLNKSSGVSGKARLEASGNQESITARVQLPNFKYQTEIDIRPDVPVLTDTYLLLGKGSFKISPVAGHQAKVVVDDLDLDQWFERFAVEEGPSEALVAQMNTPQIPLPTRVDLDAKELTLGTIDWNDVDFSAKRKGLGWYMSLDSQEAKGEASYIEPYDLSVSLERLHVYIPALDKEYKDKGMFEPENNDAPLISHFERTFHEQIPNITLAINDFWLQGYKVGKTHLDLQRQGEKLEWKKLTFESGANKVDMKGWWRMNETESHTKFDVEMSGENNSDVMERFGITSGIQRAPFEISTQLEWDGSPWSGKVDTLNGEVSTKLGKGMISDVSGAARLLGIFSLDSIIRKMQLDFSDVFDKGMAFNSITGSGSIRNGIFLTNDIKMDAVAGEMNIKGLANLNSRTVDAEVKFTPDITSGIPVLTAFAVTPQTALYVLAITTVISPVVEVFTQVNYEVKGPLDSPVVKELSRSKGEFKLPESLRESTK, encoded by the coding sequence GTGATTTCAACAGCGACTCGGCTTATTCGATTACTACTTTGGCTCACCGTTACTGCTTTGGTCATTCTGGCTATCGCGGTGACGGCGATGCGTATTGCGTTACCTCAACTCAACCACTTTCAGCCCCAAATTCAAAGTTGGATTAACCAAGGGACAGGGCTTGAATTTGAGGTTGCTGAAATTAAGGGTTTTTGGCGCAATACGCACCCCTCACTTTCACTGCAACAGGTAAAAGCCAAGACGCCTGCAAGTAGTGGTATTCATTTTTCAGCCGATAAAGTTGAAGTTGAACTCGACCTTATTCAATCTTTACTGCAACAACAGCCTGTTGTAGCAGACCTCAATATCTATCAACTCAATCTAGATATCTCATCGGTTGAGTGGATCAATACTGGCAGTGATGAAACCCCTATGCTTCAGCCTCAGGGCGATCAGAAGGATGTAATGCAGCAGCTTGATCAGCTGTTACTGCGTCAGCTTGATGGTTTTTCTTTAGCGGAGTCGAAAATACATTTCTTAGGTATTGATGGCACCAACCGCGAACTCGATATTAAAAAATTACGTTGGCAAAACAACGGTCGCCATCACCTTGCAGATGGTGAAGTTAGTCTTGCCCATAGCAACTTGAATTCGGCGCAAGTCAAAGCGAACTTCATTGATCACGGCTCGCTAAAAGAGGTGAGCGGTGAGTTTTATCTCTCAGTGCAAAACGTCCTGATTACGCCTTGGCTGACTAAGTTTGTAAAAACTGAATCGGGTATAGATAAAGGCCAAATCAGCTTTAGTAGCTGGTTAACGTTAAAGCATAGCCAACCTACCAGCGCCTACTTAGAGTTTGATTCTTCAGAGCTCAGTTGGCAGGAGGGGCAACAGCACGAGTTATGGTTAGATTCAGGTGTTGTTGAGCTAGAGCCTTATAAAAATGGCTGGCAAGTAAATGCTCACTCACTTAGCTTTACGACGGATGAGACTAAATGGCCTGACCTTGATATCGCCTTTGACTGGCAGCCTGATGAATGGCGTTTAAATGTTTCGCAACTCGACATTGAAGCGATTACGCCTTTAGTTAAGTTAGCGCCAAACTCCAAAGCAACGACGGATTTCCTTAAATCGCTCGCTATTGGTGGTTCGATTGAAGATGTCAGAGTATCTATGGGCTCTGAGTTAGATAGCTTGCAATACTCAGCACAGCTTTCCAGTGCCTCGATGACGCAATGGGAGTTACTACCGGGTCTAAATCATCTATCGGCTTCTGTGTCTGGCGATCTGCAACAAGCCAAAGCCAAAGTGACCTTAATTGACGATGTGCTTCCTTATGGCGATGTATTCCAAGCCCCGCTCAATATCAAGCAAGGGCAAGTGGATATTGTTTGGCAAAATAGTGAATCAGGTTGGAGCTTGTGGGCAGATAAAGTCACCGCAGCGACTCCAGATTTGCAAGTTTTGGGCGCTTTTAAGTTAGACTTTCCTAAAGACAAAAGCCCATTCTTATCCTTTTACGCAGAAGCCGATTTATATAATGCCGCTGAGACATGGCGTTATTTGCCAACCTTGGCGCTCGGCCGTGACCTTACTGATTACCTAAGCACTGCGATTCAAGGTGGTAAAGTTAATACGGCGAAACTGCTTTGGTATGGCGAGTTAGGTGATTTTCCATATCATAATAATGACGGTATGTTCCAAGCATGGGTAGGTTTAAAGCAGGCCAAGTTTAGTTTTGATACCGCTTGGCCTCCGATCACAGACCTGCAACTGGATCTGCTGTTCCAAAATGACGCCATGCATCTTGATTCGCGCAGTGCGACACTGATGGATGTAAAAGCCAAGCGTATTACTGGTCGTATTCCAGAATTAGCGGAAGGCGGGCACATTGAGATAGAAGCGCAGGCCGTTGCACAAGGCAATGCAGTGCGTGACTACATGACTGCCTCTCCTTTGGTTGACTCTGTTGGTGCTGCTCTAACGGCAGTGCAAGTCGATGGACGAGTTGAGTCCAGCTTCCAGCTTAATATTCCATTTAGCGAAGACAAAGAAGCACGTGCGTGGGGATATGCGGATCTTAAGGACAACCATGTCACTATTGATGCTCCGCCAATGACACTAGAGAAAGTCTCAGGTCGAGTTGAATTTGATAATGATGTTGTCAGTGCTGCGGGCTTGTCCGCAGGACTGCTTAACCAACCTGTGTCGATCGATTTCCAAGGTGAAAATATCGACCAAGGCTATGGTGTTGCGATAGATGTTGTTGGTGATTGGGAAGTTGAACCTCTGGTTCCCTATTTAGGTAAGCAATGGCTTGAACCACTGAATGGTCACGCCCCGTGGAGTATGGATGTGGACATTCAGCTCAACGATGTTGGATTCACCTATCAAATCAATACTGAAGCAGATCTCAAGTTTTTGGCAAGTGACTTCCCCGCACCGCTAAATAAATCGTCTGGCGTCTCAGGTAAGGCTCGCCTAGAAGCATCCGGTAACCAAGAGAGCATTACTGCCCGAGTCCAGCTACCGAATTTTAAATATCAAACTGAAATAGATATTCGACCTGATGTCCCTGTCTTAACTGATACTTATTTATTATTAGGCAAAGGCAGCTTTAAGATCAGCCCAGTAGCCGGCCATCAGGCAAAAGTGGTGGTCGATGATCTCGACTTGGATCAGTGGTTCGAACGTTTCGCTGTTGAAGAAGGGCCTTCTGAAGCCCTTGTCGCGCAGATGAATACCCCACAGATCCCATTGCCAACCCGAGTCGACCTTGATGCTAAAGAGCTCACTCTCGGCACGATAGACTGGAACGATGTCGATTTTAGTGCCAAGCGTAAAGGGCTCGGCTGGTATATGAGCTTAGATAGCCAAGAAGCAAAAGGTGAAGCCAGCTACATTGAGCCTTATGACTTATCGGTTTCTTTAGAGCGTTTACACGTCTACATTCCCGCGCTAGATAAAGAATACAAAGACAAGGGCATGTTTGAGCCGGAAAACAACGACGCGCCTCTTATCAGTCATTTTGAACGGACTTTCCATGAGCAGATTCCAAATATCACTTTAGCGATCAATGACTTTTGGTTACAAGGATACAAAGTAGGCAAAACTCACCTTGATTTACAACGTCAGGGCGAGAAGTTGGAATGGAAGAAGCTGACCTTTGAGAGCGGTGCAAACAAAGTCGATATGAAAGGCTGGTGGCGGATGAATGAAACTGAAAGCCACACTAAATTCGATGTTGAAATGTCCGGTGAAAATAACAGTGATGTAATGGAACGCTTCGGTATTACATCAGGTATTCAACGAGCCCCGTTTGAAATTAGCACTCAGCTTGAATGGGACGGCTCTCCGTGGTCTGGCAAGGTAGATACGCTCAATGGTGAAGTGTCGACTAAGCTAGGTAAGGGGATGATTTCTGATGTCAGCGGTGCAGCGCGCTTGCTTGGGATCTTTAGCCTAGATTCGATTATCCGTAAGATGCAGCTCGATTTCAGTGACGTATTTGATAAAGGGATGGCGTTCAATTCAATTACAGGTAGTGGCTCAATCCGTAATGGTATTTTCTTAACTAACGATATCAAGATGGATGCGGTTGCCGGTGAGATGAATATCAAAGGGCTAGCTAACCTTAATTCTCGTACTGTTGATGCAGAAGTGAAGTTTACGCCAGATATTACCTCTGGTATTCCGGTATTAACCGCCTTTGCGGTGACTCCTCAAACCGCACTGTATGTGTTGGCAATTACTACGGTTATTTCGCCTGTAGTTGAAGTCTTTACTCAGGTTAACTACGAAGTAAAAGGACCGCTTGATTCACCGGTGGTTAAAGAGCTCTCACGTAGTAAAGGGGAGTTTAAACTACCGGAATCTCTACGCGAATCGACTAAGTAA
- the mreD gene encoding rod shape-determining protein MreD — translation MANSVLKGKFVIACSFLIALTLQTIPWPGMLDLLRPSWLLLVTCYWVLALPHRVNVGSALILGLLWDLLLGSTLGIRGMMMSIVIYLVALNFLVIRNMALWQQAILIGVMSMLLDVLIFCGEYLIQDVTFNPVSLWSGLINCILWPWMFLLMRRVRRHWHIR, via the coding sequence ATGGCAAATAGCGTACTTAAAGGAAAGTTTGTCATTGCTTGTTCGTTCTTAATCGCTTTGACGTTACAGACAATACCTTGGCCGGGAATGCTCGATCTGCTCCGCCCATCATGGTTGCTGTTAGTGACCTGCTACTGGGTGCTTGCACTGCCACACAGAGTGAATGTTGGCTCGGCATTGATCTTGGGCTTGCTATGGGATCTACTGCTTGGCTCAACACTGGGTATCCGCGGCATGATGATGTCGATAGTGATTTACCTCGTTGCGCTCAACTTCCTCGTAATCCGCAACATGGCCTTGTGGCAACAAGCCATTTTGATTGGTGTGATGTCGATGTTGCTCGACGTGCTGATCTTCTGTGGCGAGTACTTAATCCAAGATGTGACCTTTAATCCGGTCTCGTTATGGAGTGGTTTGATTAACTGCATTCTATGGCCTTGGATGTTCCTATTAATGCGTCGTGTAAGACGTCACTGGCATATACGGTAA
- the rng gene encoding ribonuclease G, giving the protein MSAELIINVTPSETRVAMIEGGTLQEIHVEREAKRGIVGNIYKGKVSRVLPGMQAAFVDIGLEKAAFLHASDIVPHTECVAENEKQQFQVRDISELVRQGQDIVVQVVKDPLGTKGARLTTDITLPSRYLVFMPGASHVGVSQRIESEQERNRLKKVVGEYCDENGGFIIRTAAEGADEKELSQDAAFLKRLWSKVIERRSKYKTRATLYGELGLSQRILRDFVGTELNKILVDSRTEFENLKEFTSEYVPELTEKLELYEGDKPIFDMYDTENEIQRSLERKVELKSGGYLIIDQTEAMTTVDINTGAFVGRRNLEETIFNTNIEATQAIARQLRLRNLGGIIIIDFIDMASDEHRERVLTSLAAALDKDRVKTNINGFTQLGLVEMTRKRTRESIEHILCSTCPTCEGRGSVKTVESVCYEILREITRVNRAYDADKFVVYASPAVAETLQGDESHALAELEVFIGKQVKIQAEPLYIQEQFDVVMM; this is encoded by the coding sequence ATGAGTGCAGAGTTGATTATCAACGTGACCCCGAGTGAAACTCGCGTGGCCATGATTGAAGGGGGAACCCTACAAGAGATCCATGTTGAACGTGAAGCAAAACGCGGAATTGTCGGGAATATTTATAAAGGTAAGGTCAGTCGAGTCTTACCAGGTATGCAGGCTGCTTTTGTCGATATCGGACTAGAAAAAGCTGCGTTTCTTCACGCGTCAGATATTGTTCCTCATACTGAGTGTGTGGCTGAAAATGAAAAACAGCAGTTTCAGGTGCGCGATATCTCTGAGCTCGTTCGTCAGGGGCAAGATATTGTTGTTCAGGTGGTTAAAGATCCGCTTGGCACAAAGGGCGCACGCCTGACAACCGATATCACTCTACCTTCTCGCTACCTCGTGTTTATGCCTGGCGCGAGCCATGTCGGCGTATCACAACGAATTGAAAGTGAGCAAGAACGCAACCGTCTTAAAAAGGTGGTGGGTGAGTATTGTGACGAGAATGGTGGCTTCATTATTCGTACCGCCGCTGAGGGTGCTGACGAGAAAGAATTGTCGCAAGATGCCGCTTTCTTGAAACGCTTGTGGTCAAAGGTGATTGAACGCCGCAGTAAGTATAAAACCCGCGCGACTTTGTATGGTGAGCTAGGCCTGTCGCAACGTATCCTACGTGACTTTGTTGGTACCGAGCTAAACAAGATCCTAGTTGACTCACGTACCGAATTTGAAAATCTCAAAGAGTTCACCTCTGAATATGTTCCTGAACTAACAGAAAAGCTTGAGCTTTATGAAGGTGATAAACCTATCTTCGATATGTACGACACTGAGAACGAAATCCAACGTTCTCTAGAGCGTAAAGTAGAGCTTAAATCTGGTGGGTATTTGATCATCGACCAAACCGAAGCAATGACGACGGTTGATATTAACACTGGAGCGTTTGTTGGCAGACGTAACCTAGAAGAGACGATCTTTAATACCAACATTGAAGCGACTCAAGCGATTGCTCGCCAATTAAGGCTACGTAACCTTGGCGGTATTATCATCATCGACTTTATCGATATGGCTTCTGATGAGCACCGTGAGCGTGTACTTACTTCATTGGCAGCTGCATTGGACAAAGATAGAGTCAAAACCAACATCAATGGCTTTACTCAACTTGGTTTAGTCGAGATGACACGTAAGCGTACCCGTGAAAGCATTGAACATATTCTTTGTTCGACTTGTCCAACTTGTGAAGGGCGAGGCAGTGTCAAAACGGTGGAATCAGTCTGCTACGAGATCTTGCGTGAGATTACACGTGTTAATCGCGCTTATGACGCTGATAAGTTCGTGGTCTATGCATCTCCTGCTGTCGCAGAGACGCTACAAGGGGACGAATCTCATGCCCTAGCTGAACTTGAAGTGTTTATTGGCAAGCAGGTGAAAATTCAAGCTGAGCCACTCTATATTCAAGAGCAATTTGATGTTGTTATGATGTAA
- the arcA gene encoding arginine deiminase has protein sequence MSKLYVGSEVGQLRRVLLNRPERALTHLTPSNCHELLFDDVLAVEAAGEEHDKFAETLRSQDVEVLLLHDLLVETLAVDEAKTWLLNTQISDFRYGPTFAKDLRHYLSEMDNEHLATVLLGGLAYSELPIQSSSMLPRMHRPLDFVIEPLPNHLFTRDTSCWVYGGVSLNPMMKPARQRETNHLRAIYRWHPVFAGQDFIKYFGDEDLHYDNANIEGGDVLVIGKGAVLVGMSERTTAQGVENLAASLFKHGQAKQVIAIELPKHRSCMHLDTVMTHMDIDTFSVYPEIMRKDLNTWRLTPKDDGDMKVEKVPSFIHAIEEALGLDYLKIITTGGDSYEAEREQWNDANNVLTVKPGVVIGYERNVYTNEKYDKAGIKVLTIPGNELGRGRGGARCMSCPIERDGI, from the coding sequence ATGAGTAAGTTGTACGTAGGCTCAGAAGTTGGTCAACTAAGACGAGTACTATTAAATCGTCCAGAGCGAGCACTCACCCACTTAACCCCATCGAACTGTCATGAACTCTTATTTGACGACGTGTTAGCGGTTGAAGCCGCGGGTGAAGAGCACGACAAGTTTGCCGAAACTTTACGTAGCCAAGACGTTGAAGTTTTACTGCTTCACGACCTACTTGTTGAAACTCTTGCTGTTGATGAGGCGAAAACTTGGCTCCTCAACACTCAGATTTCAGATTTCCGTTACGGTCCTACCTTTGCTAAAGACTTACGTCATTACCTGTCTGAAATGGACAACGAGCACCTAGCAACCGTATTGCTTGGCGGTTTGGCCTATTCAGAGCTACCGATTCAATCATCTTCAATGCTGCCGCGTATGCATCGCCCATTGGATTTCGTGATTGAGCCTCTTCCTAACCATCTGTTTACTCGTGATACATCTTGTTGGGTCTATGGTGGTGTGTCACTCAATCCAATGATGAAACCTGCTCGTCAGCGTGAAACTAACCATTTGCGCGCCATCTATCGTTGGCACCCAGTATTTGCAGGCCAAGATTTCATTAAGTACTTCGGTGATGAAGACTTGCACTACGACAACGCCAATATTGAAGGCGGTGACGTACTAGTGATTGGTAAAGGCGCAGTTCTTGTCGGTATGTCAGAACGTACTACAGCGCAAGGTGTTGAGAACTTGGCCGCTAGCCTGTTTAAACATGGTCAAGCTAAGCAAGTTATCGCTATCGAATTGCCTAAGCACCGTTCATGCATGCATTTAGACACCGTTATGACTCATATGGATATTGATACTTTCTCGGTGTATCCAGAGATCATGCGTAAAGACCTCAACACTTGGCGCCTGACTCCGAAAGATGACGGCGATATGAAAGTTGAGAAAGTACCAAGCTTTATCCATGCGATTGAAGAAGCGCTAGGCTTGGATTACCTTAAGATCATTACTACAGGCGGTGACAGCTACGAAGCTGAGCGTGAGCAATGGAATGATGCCAACAACGTATTAACCGTGAAACCAGGCGTTGTAATTGGTTATGAACGTAACGTCTACACCAACGAAAAGTACGATAAAGCGGGTATCAAGGTACTTACCATTCCAGGTAATGAACTCGGCCGCGGCCGTGGTGGCGCGCGCTGTATGAGTTGTCCGATTGAAAGGGATGGCATCTAG
- a CDS encoding carbon-nitrogen hydrolase family protein gives MERVGLIQMTSGPNPSENLAYIRQQVTTLAEQGAKFIVTPENALVFGSRKDYHQSAEPIEGGELQTALSEIAREHAVWLVIGSLPIQREQGVTTTSLLYSPEGKLVAEYDKLHMFDVDVADGHKRYRESETFTPGSSVVSYPTPFAHIGLSICYDVRFPSLYSELARLGANVILVPAAFTAVTGKAHWETLLRARAIETQSWLIAVNQVGTHPCGRETWGHSMVISPWGEVIATLADQASNLLVDIDLSQVQELRAAMPVGQHARFSNQLQN, from the coding sequence ATGGAACGAGTTGGGTTAATTCAAATGACCTCAGGGCCAAATCCAAGTGAGAATTTGGCCTATATCCGTCAACAAGTGACGACCTTAGCCGAGCAGGGGGCGAAGTTTATCGTGACACCTGAAAACGCATTAGTGTTTGGTAGTCGTAAAGACTACCACCAATCAGCAGAGCCGATTGAAGGTGGAGAATTGCAAACTGCACTCTCTGAAATCGCGCGCGAGCATGCGGTTTGGTTGGTCATAGGTAGTCTGCCTATTCAGCGAGAGCAAGGTGTTACGACAACCAGCTTACTCTATTCTCCTGAAGGCAAGTTAGTGGCTGAATATGACAAGCTGCATATGTTTGACGTTGATGTTGCAGACGGTCATAAACGTTATCGAGAGTCAGAAACCTTTACGCCGGGATCGAGCGTGGTTTCTTATCCTACTCCATTCGCCCATATTGGCCTGAGTATCTGCTATGATGTACGTTTTCCGAGTTTGTATAGTGAGTTAGCTCGCTTAGGCGCTAACGTGATACTCGTACCTGCTGCTTTCACGGCGGTAACGGGCAAGGCGCATTGGGAAACCTTACTTCGTGCCCGTGCGATTGAAACTCAATCTTGGCTGATTGCTGTTAACCAAGTCGGGACTCACCCTTGCGGAAGAGAAACGTGGGGACACTCTATGGTTATCTCTCCATGGGGAGAAGTGATCGCGACTCTTGCCGATCAAGCAAGTAATTTATTGGTCGATATCGACCTCAGCCAAGTACAAGAATTGAGAGCTGCGATGCCAGTGGGTCAGCATGCTCGATTCAGCAACCAGTTACAAAATTAA